The following proteins are encoded in a genomic region of Candidatus Leptovillus gracilis:
- a CDS encoding Lrp/AsnC ligand binding domain-containing protein, with product MVSAVVLLNVEPGQVNEVGARLAELKGISEVFSVGGRYDLVAIIRVKDNDTMAQLVTEKMHSVPGITNSETLIAFRVFSEHDLAAMFSIGLE from the coding sequence ATGGTAAGCGCAGTGGTTTTGTTGAATGTAGAACCAGGACAGGTGAACGAGGTGGGGGCGCGTCTGGCGGAGTTGAAAGGCATTAGCGAGGTGTTTTCGGTGGGTGGGCGTTATGACCTGGTAGCCATCATCCGCGTCAAAGACAATGACACAATGGCCCAGTTGGTGACGGAAAAGATGCACAGCGTGCCCGGCATCACCAACTCGGAAACGCTCATCGCCTTCCGCGTCTTTTCCGAACATGATCTGGCGGCGATGTTTTCGATTGGGCTGGAGTAG